The genomic window AAGCTCGATGCCGGATACGTGCCGCCCAGCGCGGCGCGCGTGCCCTCGAGCGTGCGCATATCGACGAGCACCTTCGCGTCGCCGGTCTTCAGCAACTGCGAGACGGTCGGCTCGGTGGTCATGCCTGCATCGATACGCTCCTGCTTAACTGCCGCAATGAAGCTCGCGTCGGCGCCCACCGGCAGCAGCGTGTATTCCTTCGAACTCACGCCGGCGCGCTGCGCGAGATATTGCGTGAGAAAGCTCGTCGACGAACCGAGGCCGGTCACGCCGAGCGTCTTGCCCTTCACATCGGCCATGCTCTTGAACTTGTCGGCGGCTTTGGTCGAAACCATTTCCACTTCGCCCGGCACCTGGCCGAAGATCACGAGCGCCTGCACTTCCTTGCCCTTGCTTTGCAGGTCGATGGTGTGATCGTAGAAGCCGACGACGCCTTGCACCGCGCCGGCAAGCAGCTCGTTCTCGGCATCGACGCCGGCGGGCTGCGAGAGAATTTCGACATCGAGCCCTTCGTCCTTGAAGTAGCCGAGTTGTTCGGTCAGCTTCGCGGGCAGATAGATGATCTTGGTCGCGCCGCCGACCATGATCGAGATCTTCTCGGCGTGAGCGGACGCGGAAGCGGCCGCGAGGGCGAAGGCAATACCGGATACAGCAGCGATCTGGCGCAGGGTACGCATCAGGAGTCTCCTTGTTCTGGGCCTTCGAGCATGAGCGGCCCGCTTTTCGAATGTGTGCGGCGATTATAGAAAGGCGAAACCTTCTGCCAGCTTTCTGGCGCGATGGCAAAACATGGGTGTTAACCCGATGCGCCTTCGCGTGACGAGACGTCCTACAATCGCGCGCTATGCCGCACACGAGCGCACTGTCGTTACGCACCCCGCCATGAAGCTGCTCCTGATAGAAGACAATCCGACGCTCTCGCTCTGGCTCGCGAAAATGCTGGAGCGGGAGTCGTTCGCGCTCGAAGCGGTGCAGGACGGCGAATCCGCCGATCATCTTCTGCGCACGAATCACTACGATGTCGTGCTGCTCGATCTGAACCTGCCGCGTCTGTCCGGCAAGAACGTGCTGCGCAGATTGCGCCAGCGCGGCGACGCGACGCCGG from Caballeronia insecticola includes these protein-coding regions:
- a CDS encoding ABC transporter substrate-binding protein; amino-acid sequence: MRTLRQIAAVSGIAFALAAASASAHAEKISIMVGGATKIIYLPAKLTEQLGYFKDEGLDVEILSQPAGVDAENELLAGAVQGVVGFYDHTIDLQSKGKEVQALVIFGQVPGEVEMVSTKAADKFKSMADVKGKTLGVTGLGSSTSFLTQYLAQRAGVSSKEYTLLPVGADASFIAAVKQERIDAGMTTEPTVSQLLKTGDAKVLVDMRTLEGTRAALGGTYPASSFYVQRAWAESHKADAAKLSRAFAKTLNFIATHSAEQITEKMPKDYYAKNKDLYVAALKASMPMFTKDGKMPADGPETVLKVLAAFNPSVKGKHIDLARTYSNEYLSGTATASK